ATGGTGGCAAATTTGATTTACAACATCAAAATATGATTAAAGGTGAAATTCTTTTTCTCCTATTGAACTTGATTGTAGTTGTGCTGGAAATTTGAACTCAAAGAGACATCAAACCATTTATCTTATCTTCAAATAAGCAGATAGGAAAAATACACACCATCAAACCAAACAACCTAGAAGGCCTAGAAAATTAAGGCACAATGCCAGCGGCTCTGTGTTTTGCAGTGTTAAAGTGCCACAGggtgtatttttctttaaaacaacaacagtgttgTCCTTGCTGCCACTATGTgcagtgttgctgctgttgtggtCCCAGCCAGTTGTCAGAGAGCCTCCATCTCACCAGCAGCTTTGGTGGGAGATGTGTCCTCTCCCTCTTGTCCCTGCCAGTGGTCCTCATCATCCTCCCCTTCACAAGGGTCTTCCAAAGGGGGGTAGACACCTAGGTTCTGCATATGTGCTTCAGCCATCTTCTGCACAGCtacacacaggtaaacacaacacacacacagggagacagCCACGCAAACACATGGACACAGATACAGGGATAGAGGgatatgttgttttggttttaccacGCTTCAACACTGTTAGTTTCTATCACGCCTCAcaggttttttttataatacatGCCAGGTAGGCAGGAAGCCAATTAAACACAtgcactgacagacagacaggcaggcaacTGATTTTTACAGTAGAgcctctgctgttgttttctaTCCTTTTTCTCACCCTGTCCTCCCATCTGTTTGTTTGTACCCTCGTCTTTCCTCGACTTCCCGCCCTCCTAAGCACTCTCGCTTGGCAGTGCTGACTCACACTCTATTCTCTCCCTCCCAATACACTCTCCTGTCTTTTGTGATATTACCTCAGCTCCCCCTCTCACTTCCTCTGGGTCACCttggcttctctctctttcagtctttcACACCCTCAGATACACAGTGCGGCACTGAGGCAGGTCATTTATTCTAGCTTGAGGTAGGTTATGTAATTAGGAATTATACCAAGGTggctctctctttcactctctgcgTCTGAGCTGATGAAGGGCAGATGCTGATTTCTGATGCAGCAATGAGGCTTCCTGGCTCATTATATCATCACTCGACATGCAACACACACCCAGAAATCCCCATTAAATGAAGCTCTGCTGACAAGCTCTGAAATGTAGATTATTTTTCTCCTTTAGCGACCAAATGCAAGCAAGAAGCCACATctataaagacacaaaagaaagtgtttgtgttcatgtatgtATTTCTATCCTGCCTATATGTGtattttcatgtctgtttgtgtgtgccaaAGCTGTATACACAACTGACTATAATCCTGGATGATCCAGACTTTCCTAGACTCACACTCCAGTGTCTCACAGCTGTCACACtctaatctctctctttctccctttctctctatctgtcacacacaaatatacgGACCCTGCTGTAGTGTGTACACtaagagaagaaagaaatagaaacaCGCCTATGCATATCACACATGCGCATGCACAGAAAAAACGAAATAAAGGCTTTTAATGCATATCTACCCATCTGTCACAtgcatttttcttcctttgtctGGTATCATGAAGCATGGAAAGCAAGTAGGTAATTGACTGCAGCGAAGCACGGTAGAACAAAAAGGAGTTAAACACAAGGATGAATCACAACACACAACCACCACCTGTAGTATCAATACTGCTCACACATACCTTTGAGTGAAGGAGGCTGATACACGTTTGGATTGACACGTTTTGGTTTGAGCACTCCGTTCTCTCCTACTACCCACTGCAAACAAAGAGTGAGAAACATTACCCCCAATTTTCCTCATAAATTGCTCTTTAAAAATCCCATCCAGACATGAAATACTCTTCTGAGAATAAACATTTGTGActaaaatccagaatctatgaatatgcaaatattgttaatttcaaaagttttattgctggacacaagatgtctacTACTTAATGAGACTTcaggtttccacatcacacttgtgtaagttgcatgctggaccatgattggctccaaactagttgtgatgtcaaaATCCTGCTTGTAGGTGCACATATCAGATTGAGGGTGCGTGCAGAtaaactttcccccttcagtagatgcatgtgaaaacagccttctagtgtcaaactctgcacatacatcgtTCTACACAGTGAAGTTACAATAACCAAACAATAAGAAGCATTTTGAGTGTTTTCTAACTTTAAgttagaaaaaaacacattaacaaattCACATATATGTCTGTTTCAAAACTTCACAGAAGAAGCCAAAGTATGGCAATTTAATTACATAACACATTTAATACGCAGTGGCAAATTCAAAGTGTTTTAGAAATCACATAAAAGATGATGCAGTTTATGATGCCGAAATTAAGAGacatattcaaacccaagatgCCATTTTTTATGGCTGTACCTTCatatcaaatgaaaacattcagtATGTCTTACTCTCCATTCATAGTCATAGTCACTACAATGTCTGATGTAGTGACTATCAATTGAAGGAGAGTAATTATATGCACATCAAGAAGGTGCTAGGCTGTCAGAAAACAGCATCAATAAAAAAAGGTAACGCCTGCACACTTTTTCCATGTCACAAACGTTTAATAATGATCCTATTTGGATCTTCGTCAGGTCAGAATGTTTGAAACATGGAAAACACATCCATATTTATACATGCACACTAATAGGCTAACAAGCTCTATGATGGTAGGTGTGGTTAACCATCCAAACCACCCAGAGTGATAAACatccaaaaacaattaacaattcAATAAAATACATAGAAAAAAGTGCATAGAGGAAAAACTAATAGAAAAGCCATACTTCCAAATAtcaaacattatatattataaatggaAAGTAAGGCAAGGCAATATTTGCAAGACAGGTTTGGCTATTCAGAAACATCAGTATTTGCCATGTGAGTGCTACTACACATGTGCAGGGATAATTTTTTTGATGCAGCCTCTGTAGGAGTGAACCTTTCCCCAAAGTACTGCCTGGCATATCTAATCTTTTCACACTTCTTCACTGGAGTTTAAAATTTGGCTTTCCTCAGTGGATGAGAACTTTGTCAAACTGATATTTAGAAGGTCAAGAAAGAATTAATGAAAGTTCAaggaatttaaaatgtttaaaagtttgAATTAAAAACTTAATGGGTTTGAACAATGGTTGAACACACAACATGAGTTTCTGATGATGGACTTAttataaaaaagtgttttgacTTCACCTTTACCTGATGGGTAGACTGATCATCCTCAGGAGATGATTGGTCAGCTACTCTAAACAGCGTGGCAGGTGTGGGCCTCCTGCGCCGGATctataaacagacacacacacacacaaacaaagagcagccataaataaatgaataattaaactGGCCAACACTGTATTATTAATAATGCTCAGCACAAAGCCTTGTCAAACAGATGGAAAATGTTGACCGCTCATGCTGGTGAAGGGGCCTCGCTATCGTCATTAGTGCTGCTGCCCAGTTGGCTGATGGGTCAACAGCTAACAGCAAATTTCAGCATTCAATACTGGCCAGGTCAGAGCACATGCCACGGTCAGTAGAGCAGAGACTTATTATGTAACTTTCTGATTTCATAGACAGATACAGTGAACAGTGAAAGGTATGTTGTGTAGAACAGAAGCTAAATTGATGCTTGTTGCTCAAGTTTCAAATTATTCAGCATTTAAGAAGTGTTAAAGCTTTTGATACAGGATTTATTTGAACTGAATGACCtcttcacacaacacacaacgtGGTAAGTGTGTTTGATCACCCTAGAGCACCATGTACGGTCATATACACCTTCACAAACAGAGGGACCATAGAAAAGAGGATTTTAGACAAAATGAGTCCCAGCAGTCAGCCCAGACACTCCCCTCCAGTGTTCAGTCTCCCTCTCCAACCCCACACACTGTTCCCTGAAGGCTCAAGCACAGGTTGCTGTCGGTCTTAGAGCGACGGCCAGGCAAACTGCAGGTCTGCACTTCATCTTTAGTAGAAGTCACTGTATATAGTGAACTCTTTGTCCTTAAAGGAACAAATGCCCGACTGTGCCCCTCCAGCTCACCAATATCGAGCCTTGCATGTGGGTCTGCACTCTTACAGTTTGGCATTTCTTTATATAACAACACTGTTGATActgatattcagtttaaaatgtttgatactcaaaaatctatcttttgagtatcaaacactcaCCCCCTGTAGAAAGGACAGTGTAAAAAGTGTTTAGGTTAACAGGGTTGTGCATGAGGACTGGGATAGAAGTAATTTAACTGTATTTTGgcaaaaatataagaaacatTCTTAGCATTGAAAATTAATagacaactattttgataactgattaatcatttaagtcattaatCAATGAAAAATGGTGGTTTATATCATTGTGAATtttaaatatcttttggttttggacccTTGGAACTTGCTTTGGGAATTCTAATGAGCATTTTATGAttgttttctaacattttaaagatgaaatgataaatcaattaatcagaaaaatagTCTACAGATTCAtcagtgatgaaaataattgttagttgtcaCCCTATACAGGTTTTCTGCAGAGAAGTtgattatgctgcaggagtgaaaagtttctgtggatgtttttctacatttttccaCTGTGAAGAATTGGAATCCACACAAACTGAAGTTCAAAATAGCCTCTGTTCTGCAAACTGCAAACTTTTTTCAAGCCACCTTTTAAGCAAACAGAAAGTGACTGTTTGATATTCAAAAGATAGCTTTGGGGTGGCATATTACTTTAATAATCATACTGAAATACCCTGAGCAGAATGTGTGGGGCCTTTGCTTCATAAAGAAAGATTTACATGCAGAGCTCAATACTATGACTCATTTTCCCACAATTCTAGAGGATTAATAGCTGGCATCTATCAAACCACCTTCTGGAAAAATGGTGGATAAAATAAAGTGCACTGGGAATAAAAGCAGTGCACCTAAGTGGACTTGGCATGTCAGACAAACAAGGTACTGAAAAGTGCCCTCTATGGAGCAAGCCAACCTTGGCCATGACATGAACCTTGGCTCTGCTGTTTACGGCACCACATAACATCACAGCAAGAGAGTTAagtagcctggctctgttttgCGTAAAACGTATCCATATGGAGAGATGTGTTCGGTTCCTCTCCATCTTCTTAAGCAAGGTGTGCGTCATCACAGTGAGGCACATGTT
This genomic interval from Siniperca chuatsi isolate FFG_IHB_CAS linkage group LG21, ASM2008510v1, whole genome shotgun sequence contains the following:
- the ppp1r1b gene encoding protein phosphatase 1 regulatory subunit 1B isoform X2, yielding MEPSVSTEVEGESKERKKIHFAVPASVPTNLDPRQVEMIRRRRPTPATLFRVADQSSPEDDQSTHQWVVGENGVLKPKRVNPNVYQPPSLKAVQKMAEAHMQNLGVYPPLEDPCEGEDDEDHWQGQEGEDTSPTKAADHQEMATTEQSVKFSSVRETAKQIQAAQEEEEEEEEEEEEEEGNKIKETTEENSWGSN
- the ppp1r1b gene encoding protein phosphatase 1 regulatory subunit 1B isoform X1 is translated as MEPSVSTEVEGESKERKKIHFAVPASVPTNLDPRQVEMIRRRRPTPATLFRVADQSSPEDDQSTHQVKWVVGENGVLKPKRVNPNVYQPPSLKAVQKMAEAHMQNLGVYPPLEDPCEGEDDEDHWQGQEGEDTSPTKAADHQEMATTEQSVKFSSVRETAKQIQAAQEEEEEEEEEEEEEEGNKIKETTEENSWGSN